A single window of Deltaproteobacteria bacterium DNA harbors:
- a CDS encoding aryl-sulfate sulfotransferase — MKKLFTIAALCLCWTMTTDVVHGYEALRGPTELLHWDEARAYNGYTLFASAGRTFLIDMSGSLVNQWPIGINPRLLENGHLLSAVTDETLGLKGFQELDWEGNLIWEYWERREEYDPHHDFIRIFNTKLNAYTTLYIANKSITHDEAIAAGCDPAHGPYDGSQMDAVVEVDMQGNIVWEWWFFDHVVQDVDPSKANYVGAGKSMADYPGRININLPGRWLKRDWLHCNAMDHNGASDQIVINSVQGEFYVIDHGNTFIPGNAAGSIALAAGPDGDFLYRFGDPARYRQGSPPSILEDWTASTTGHKQIGGSHSVQWIRPGLPGEGHFLVFNNGQYLFERTPQSYIFEINGFLDADLKDTGNYVNPPDAGYYTWTTNSRDTHKQPKQMSNQIVWIYHAKSNQSFFSHIASGCQRLPNGNTLICASTEGHMFEVTPQGDIVWEYINPVTLYEVLAEIVDNAPMFNTAFRAYRYGPDHPALAGRDLTPRGSITSLSRKQAVDGIWRSSNEDVLIVQKYTESDFLCLRISDGWKLIPFRISRLEDGLYEGDDIAASGNSYHLRMTFTSSGNATYTFTEGNTGFQETHAMNLESKAQTKADADGIWKSTSQPIQNFCYQSYDNGSALLLRSPDGFSCEIFQGSEVTSSLFQGYDMFTPQAASVEFSFTDHAGGTITRRSADGGQQTWTVIRLVGAQ; from the coding sequence ATGAAAAAGCTCTTCACGATCGCGGCGTTGTGTCTGTGCTGGACCATGACGACGGACGTTGTTCATGGCTATGAAGCATTGCGAGGGCCGACGGAGTTGCTTCATTGGGACGAAGCAAGAGCCTACAACGGATATACGTTGTTTGCATCCGCCGGACGAACGTTCCTCATCGATATGTCGGGAAGCCTGGTCAATCAATGGCCCATAGGAATCAATCCCCGGCTGTTGGAGAACGGTCACCTTTTGTCCGCCGTCACCGACGAGACGCTTGGGCTGAAAGGTTTCCAGGAGCTGGATTGGGAGGGAAACCTTATCTGGGAGTATTGGGAGCGGCGCGAAGAGTACGATCCCCATCACGATTTCATTCGCATTTTCAATACGAAACTCAATGCCTATACCACGCTGTACATCGCCAACAAATCCATAACCCACGACGAAGCCATCGCGGCGGGATGCGACCCGGCTCACGGCCCTTACGACGGCTCCCAGATGGACGCCGTTGTTGAAGTGGATATGCAGGGTAATATCGTGTGGGAATGGTGGTTCTTCGATCATGTGGTTCAGGACGTCGATCCGAGCAAGGCGAATTACGTAGGCGCCGGCAAGAGTATGGCGGACTATCCGGGAAGAATTAACATCAATCTTCCCGGACGATGGTTGAAAAGGGACTGGCTGCACTGCAATGCGATGGATCATAACGGTGCGTCGGACCAGATTGTGATCAATTCCGTGCAGGGCGAATTCTATGTGATCGACCACGGAAACACGTTCATTCCGGGCAACGCGGCGGGGAGCATTGCCCTGGCCGCCGGGCCCGACGGGGATTTCCTGTATCGATTTGGGGATCCGGCTCGATACCGGCAGGGCTCGCCGCCTTCCATACTCGAAGATTGGACGGCTTCGACCACGGGTCACAAGCAGATCGGAGGGTCACACAGTGTTCAATGGATCAGGCCGGGCCTGCCGGGGGAGGGACATTTCCTGGTTTTTAACAACGGACAGTACCTCTTTGAAAGGACTCCTCAATCCTACATCTTCGAAATCAACGGGTTTCTGGACGCGGACCTAAAAGACACGGGAAATTATGTGAACCCGCCCGACGCCGGTTACTATACGTGGACAACGAACAGCAGGGATACTCATAAGCAGCCCAAACAAATGTCCAATCAGATCGTCTGGATCTATCATGCCAAGAGCAACCAGAGTTTTTTCAGTCACATCGCTTCCGGCTGCCAGCGGCTTCCCAACGGGAACACGCTGATTTGCGCCTCGACGGAGGGGCATATGTTCGAAGTCACTCCCCAAGGCGACATTGTATGGGAATATATCAATCCGGTCACCCTTTACGAGGTTTTGGCCGAGATCGTCGATAACGCCCCCATGTTCAATACGGCGTTCAGAGCCTACCGTTACGGACCGGATCATCCGGCGCTTGCGGGACGAGACCTGACGCCAAGAGGCTCCATCACGTCATTAAGCAGGAAACAGGCTGTGGATGGAATCTGGCGCAGCTCCAATGAAGATGTCTTGATTGTTCAGAAGTACACGGAGAGCGACTTCCTCTGTCTGAGGATCTCGGATGGGTGGAAACTCATTCCATTTCGCATCAGCCGATTGGAAGACGGCCTCTATGAGGGGGACGACATCGCGGCAAGCGGAAACTCTTATCATCTCCGGATGACCTTCACCTCGTCCGGCAACGCTACGTATACGTTCACCGAAGGGAACACCGGATTCCAGGAGACCCACGCCATGAACCTGGAGTCTAAAGCTCAAACAAAAGCCGATGCGGACGGCATCTGGAAAAGCACGTCCCAACCGATCCAGAATTTCTGCTACCAGAGTTATGACAACGGCAGCGCCCTGCTTCTGAGAAGCCCGGACGGCTTTTCGTGCGAGATTTTCCAAGGTTCGGAGGTTACATCATCCCTGTTCCAGGGTTATGATATGTTCACACCGCAGGCGGCGTCGGTGGAGTTCTCCTTTACCGACCATGCCGGGGGAACGATCACACGTCGCTCCGCGGACGGCGGGCAGCAGACCTGGACGGTGATCAGGCTGGTGGGGGCTCAGTGA
- a CDS encoding TraR/DksA C4-type zinc finger protein has translation MKAEHILSSEDFKKCADFHGHVCPGLAIGYRVAKAGLDWLEEHRSMDEELVAIVETDACGVDAIQVLTGCTFGKGNLIYEDVGKQAFTLLGRKAGKGVRAALKPGVPHRGDRHWELMDKVRNETASEKELKEFNDSRQQAIHEILSMPLEKLLNMEAVEVPLPSKARIEPSVICDGCGEPTMASKLVNAEGRKLCRTCYDKALAG, from the coding sequence ATGAAAGCCGAACATATTCTATCGAGTGAAGATTTCAAGAAATGCGCCGACTTCCATGGCCACGTCTGCCCGGGCCTGGCGATCGGTTACCGGGTCGCCAAGGCCGGCCTGGATTGGCTCGAGGAGCACCGTTCCATGGACGAGGAATTGGTGGCCATTGTCGAGACCGATGCCTGCGGCGTGGACGCCATTCAGGTCCTGACCGGATGCACGTTCGGTAAAGGCAATCTGATCTACGAAGACGTCGGCAAGCAGGCCTTCACCTTGTTGGGCCGAAAAGCGGGAAAAGGCGTCCGGGCCGCTCTGAAGCCCGGCGTGCCCCACCGTGGTGACCGGCACTGGGAGCTGATGGACAAAGTCAGGAACGAGACGGCCTCCGAGAAAGAGCTGAAGGAGTTTAACGATTCCCGACAACAGGCCATCCATGAAATCCTTTCCATGCCTTTGGAAAAGCTGCTGAACATGGAGGCCGTCGAAGTTCCATTACCTTCCAAGGCTCGCATCGAGCCCTCCGTCATCTGTGACGGGTGCGGTGAGCCGACCATGGCCTCCAAACTGGTGAATGCGGAGGGCCGCAAACTCTGCAGAACGTGCTACGATAAAGCATTAGCAGGGTAG